One genomic segment of Methanolacinia paynteri includes these proteins:
- a CDS encoding MFS transporter, translating to MEEMKDKRQLWIILFITSLGSFLTPFMGSSINVAIPEIGMEFFSDAILLSWVATSYLLAASILIVPMGRLADMKGKTRIFLTGIAIYTAGSLLSTMTSSIDMLIVFRVIQGCGGAMIFGTSIAIISGIFPPAERGGALGINVAFTYTGLSVGPVIGGALTEAFGWRSIFYLNAAVGILIILLGMKYLRIKETKDDQTAFDLPGSVLYGAMILFIMLGFQELPDTTGYILFALGAVFAAAFFFREKSTPHPVIRISLFTENRVFALANFAAFINYSSTFAISYLLSYYLQLIRGFGPEEAGLFLIAQPVMQAIFSPATGKLSDRINPSVLATGGMALITAGLMLFTVLSPETSILVIVVDLALLGFGFALFASPNTHAVMNSVPLKLYGVASGVLGTTRMCGMMTSMGISMLAFSLTIGNTPISVVDSESLLLSINSAFTIFVILCAVGTFASYMVIRNKGKE from the coding sequence ATGGAAGAGATGAAAGACAAGAGGCAGCTTTGGATAATCCTCTTCATAACATCGCTCGGCTCCTTTCTGACACCGTTCATGGGCTCTTCCATAAATGTGGCGATTCCCGAGATCGGGATGGAATTCTTCAGCGACGCAATACTCCTCTCCTGGGTCGCCACATCCTACCTGCTCGCAGCCTCCATCCTCATCGTCCCGATGGGGCGTCTCGCCGATATGAAGGGAAAGACCCGGATCTTTCTCACCGGCATCGCGATCTACACCGCCGGATCGCTCCTTTCGACGATGACATCCTCGATTGACATGCTCATCGTGTTCAGGGTAATACAGGGATGCGGCGGGGCTATGATCTTCGGGACATCGATTGCCATTATCTCCGGCATATTTCCCCCGGCGGAGAGAGGAGGTGCTCTGGGGATCAACGTAGCCTTCACGTATACCGGGCTTTCGGTCGGACCTGTTATAGGCGGAGCCCTTACCGAAGCATTCGGCTGGAGGAGCATATTCTACCTGAATGCGGCGGTCGGCATACTGATCATACTGCTGGGAATGAAATACCTCAGGATCAAAGAGACGAAAGACGATCAGACTGCATTCGATCTTCCGGGATCGGTTCTCTACGGGGCGATGATCCTCTTCATAATGCTCGGTTTCCAGGAGCTCCCCGATACTACAGGTTACATCCTCTTCGCCCTCGGTGCGGTATTCGCGGCGGCTTTCTTCTTCCGGGAGAAGAGTACGCCGCATCCCGTCATAAGGATCAGTCTGTTTACCGAAAACAGGGTGTTTGCACTTGCAAACTTTGCAGCCTTCATCAACTACAGTTCGACATTTGCCATCAGCTACCTTTTAAGCTACTATCTCCAGCTGATAAGAGGTTTCGGCCCGGAAGAGGCGGGTCTCTTCCTGATCGCCCAGCCGGTGATGCAGGCGATATTTTCTCCCGCGACAGGAAAACTCTCCGACAGGATAAACCCGTCAGTACTTGCAACAGGCGGCATGGCACTGATTACGGCCGGGCTGATGCTCTTCACCGTCCTTTCCCCGGAGACGAGTATCCTGGTTATAGTCGTGGATCTCGCTTTACTTGGATTCGGTTTTGCCCTGTTTGCATCGCCCAACACCCATGCGGTGATGAACAGTGTTCCCCTGAAACTCTACGGTGTCGCTTCAGGAGTGCTCGGGACTACAAGGATGTGCGGAATGATGACATCTATGGGCATCTCGATGCTCGCATTCTCGCTCACTATAGGAAACACCCCTATATCGGTTGTAGATTCAGAATCGCTCCTTTTATCGATAAATTCGGCATTCACGATATTCGTCATACTGTGTGCTGTCGGAACGTTCGCCTCATATATGGTGATCAGGAATAAAGGGAAAGAATGA
- a CDS encoding histidine kinase N-terminal 7TM domain-containing protein, whose amino-acid sequence MFQYHPYLIPVILATALSGFIALYSFRRRRTRGATAFSLLMLLVFIWEFFYMFEISSTNFEYMKLFLRLQYFAIPFIPVVLLYFILEYGGYYRFLNFKYIGLLLIVPLASLILLLTDDYHSLFFNIEYMVAADYIIVRGFEAGPVYSLLWIYCGILYFLSAVISFHIYLSSQGIQKIQSAVLVGALYASLFVEILYQVGVSLYPYLDLTAIIFPISGLCIMIGLFKYSFFDIVPLPKQTIFSSLSEGIIVLDSKKRIIDINSIAQDMLGGAVEVDGSLLFEKDTFLNKYEDQMNSPVCIAFLAKVERDGGEKFYAVSVTPISLNEEDPVYRILVLRDITHEKKYERELEKSRSSLKIANEKISLLNSVTRHDILNNITVLSAYADLIGDQIPEKGKSREYLEKMTKAIEQITQQIRFTADYQNMGVDDPIWQNMRRVVRDAWQSLGSVTSRVKFEVNLPENLEIYADYLLSKVFYNLFENSIRHGERVTKISVSFDTKPDGSGVVIVEDNGVGIPDDVKDRIFSKGFGKNTGLGLFLASEILSITKIEISETGTEGKGARFEMVVHPNGWRVREKKGE is encoded by the coding sequence ATGTTCCAGTACCACCCGTACCTGATTCCGGTCATTTTGGCTACGGCGTTATCGGGTTTTATCGCATTATACTCATTCCGGAGGAGGCGTACGAGGGGAGCCACAGCTTTTTCCCTTCTTATGCTCCTTGTCTTCATATGGGAATTCTTCTATATGTTCGAGATATCCTCAACCAACTTCGAATACATGAAGTTATTCCTGAGGCTGCAATACTTCGCAATTCCCTTCATTCCGGTGGTGCTGCTTTACTTTATACTTGAATACGGGGGATACTACAGGTTCCTGAACTTTAAATACATCGGGCTGCTGCTGATCGTACCGCTTGCTTCCCTGATACTCCTGCTGACAGACGATTATCACAGCCTGTTTTTTAATATCGAGTACATGGTCGCTGCAGACTATATTATCGTCAGGGGTTTTGAGGCAGGACCGGTTTATAGCCTGTTATGGATCTACTGCGGGATACTGTACTTCCTGTCCGCTGTAATCAGTTTTCATATCTACCTCTCTTCGCAGGGTATCCAGAAGATCCAGTCGGCTGTCCTTGTAGGTGCACTATACGCATCGCTTTTTGTTGAAATCCTCTACCAGGTGGGGGTTTCGCTCTACCCGTACCTTGACCTGACCGCAATAATTTTCCCAATAAGCGGGCTCTGCATAATGATCGGGCTCTTCAAATACAGCTTCTTCGATATCGTTCCTCTCCCGAAACAGACGATTTTTTCGAGCCTTTCGGAGGGGATAATCGTTCTCGATTCGAAGAAACGCATCATCGACATAAATTCGATTGCACAGGATATGCTGGGTGGGGCAGTGGAGGTAGACGGGAGTCTCCTGTTCGAAAAGGATACCTTCCTGAATAAATACGAGGACCAGATGAACTCCCCGGTATGTATAGCGTTCCTGGCGAAGGTCGAAAGGGATGGCGGTGAAAAGTTCTATGCTGTCTCGGTTACGCCGATATCGCTCAACGAGGAGGACCCGGTATACAGGATCCTGGTATTGAGGGATATCACTCACGAGAAGAAGTACGAGAGGGAGCTTGAAAAGTCGAGAAGTTCGCTCAAGATTGCCAACGAGAAGATCAGCCTGCTGAATTCGGTTACGAGGCACGACATACTGAATAATATCACGGTTCTCAGCGCCTATGCGGACCTGATCGGGGATCAGATCCCGGAGAAGGGAAAGAGCAGGGAATATCTTGAGAAGATGACCAAGGCAATCGAACAGATTACACAGCAGATCAGGTTCACCGCCGATTACCAGAACATGGGAGTCGACGATCCGATCTGGCAGAACATGAGACGGGTCGTCAGGGATGCATGGCAATCTCTCGGCTCGGTCACATCCAGGGTCAAATTCGAGGTGAATCTCCCTGAAAACCTCGAGATATATGCCGATTACCTCCTCTCGAAGGTCTTTTACAACCTCTTCGAGAACTCGATCCGCCACGGGGAAAGAGTGACGAAGATCTCGGTCTCCTTCGATACGAAACCGGACGGATCAGGTGTCGTCATCGTCGAGGACAACGGCGTGGGAATACCCGACGACGTCAAAGACCGGATATTTTCAAAAGGCTTCGGGAAGAACACGGGTCTCGGCCTCTTCCTCGCCTCCGAGATCCTCTCGATTACAAAGATCGAAATTTCCGAGACGGGAACGGAAGGAAAGGGTGCAAGGTTCGAGATGGTCGTTCACCCGAACGGGTGGAGGGTTCGGGAGAAGAAGGGGGAGTGA
- a CDS encoding phosphotransferase family protein gives MKDLGMIEDEIRAVVDYSRAERIEKGFSFEKKYLLSGTGERSYIARICEVNSEGVLARKREEFDLIRRLHGYSSLVPEAYLFGVSCDGKSCYMVLEYVQGSDLEKAMPHFSGEEQYKLGLQAGRELLSLHRMDAPRLPAEWHERYSRKYARKWARFSESGIETGVIDIEQLSRFISENEQYMRCQRETFLHDDFHPANLIADGGNLAGIIDFNRYDWGDPVHDFVKVAYFSSKISVPFSAGQIDGYNGGDVPKEFWKKYSLYTAMMMIQDMVWSHWYEEQTGSPGEIERMQERTERVWSDHDGFRDEFPGWYRDFSE, from the coding sequence ATGAAAGATCTCGGGATGATCGAAGACGAGATCCGTGCGGTTGTCGATTATAGCCGGGCGGAGAGGATCGAGAAGGGGTTTTCGTTCGAGAAGAAGTATCTCCTCTCCGGTACGGGCGAAAGGAGCTATATCGCCAGGATCTGCGAGGTAAACAGCGAAGGGGTTCTTGCGAGGAAGAGAGAGGAGTTCGATCTGATCCGGCGGCTTCACGGGTATTCTTCTCTTGTCCCTGAGGCATACCTCTTTGGGGTTTCCTGTGACGGGAAATCCTGTTATATGGTCCTCGAATACGTGCAGGGCTCGGATCTCGAAAAAGCGATGCCGCATTTCAGCGGGGAGGAGCAGTACAAGCTCGGTCTTCAGGCCGGAAGGGAGCTTCTCAGCCTTCACCGGATGGATGCACCCCGTCTCCCAGCCGAATGGCACGAGAGATATTCCCGGAAATATGCACGAAAATGGGCAAGGTTTAGTGAATCGGGGATCGAGACCGGAGTAATCGATATTGAACAGCTTTCCCGCTTCATATCGGAAAACGAACAATACATGAGATGCCAAAGGGAGACGTTCCTCCATGACGATTTCCATCCCGCAAATCTCATCGCGGACGGCGGGAATCTGGCCGGGATCATTGATTTCAACAGGTATGACTGGGGAGACCCTGTCCATGACTTCGTAAAAGTCGCATATTTCTCAAGCAAGATCAGCGTTCCGTTCTCTGCCGGCCAGATCGACGGATACAACGGCGGAGATGTCCCTAAAGAATTCTGGAAGAAATACTCGCTCTACACCGCTATGATGATGATCCAGGATATGGTGTGGAGTCACTGGTATGAGGAGCAGACCGGATCGCCGGGTGAGATCGAAAGGATGCAGGAGAGGACCGAAAGGGTCTGGTCCGATCACGATGGTTTTAGGGACGAGTTTCCAGGGTGGTACCGGGATTTTAGTGAGTAA
- a CDS encoding cation:proton antiporter produces the protein MSTGVVPGIELQMTLLLFFALAGYLLASKINQSAVVGEILLGLVVGPSVLGLITYTEFVQAIAALGAVILMFVIGFEFKIEDLTNVKYGIIGLIGIIVPWIGGYFASLAFGFSPESSLFIGTALTATSIAITANVLKEMCLLDAEFSKAIIGTAVIDDILSLLALSITADVASGTFSFGGLAFIIAKQIGFLVLIALIGVFFISKMIVRMDESPISRKYPEFVFIFAVMIAFLFAALAEFIGISAIIGAFIAGVSFNGINLKHSHDISEGADYLYIIFASIFFVSLGILVDLSALTGPVLIFIAVITVIAIISKVIGCGLPAKLLGYSNRDSLAIGFGMSPRGEVAMIVALMGLNLSLIGQDIYASIVVMSILTTVITPIAFRNWLFKKEVKACIAGEQGMQ, from the coding sequence ATGAGTACAGGTGTAGTCCCTGGTATTGAGCTCCAGATGACCCTCCTGCTTTTCTTCGCACTTGCAGGATATCTTCTTGCATCGAAGATCAACCAGTCTGCCGTGGTGGGAGAGATTCTCCTCGGCCTCGTGGTCGGGCCGTCGGTTCTCGGGCTGATCACATATACGGAATTCGTGCAGGCGATTGCGGCTCTCGGGGCCGTTATCCTGATGTTTGTCATAGGATTCGAGTTTAAAATAGAAGATTTGACTAACGTAAAATATGGTATAATCGGTCTTATAGGAATTATCGTCCCGTGGATCGGCGGATATTTCGCTTCTCTTGCATTCGGCTTCAGTCCCGAAAGCTCCCTGTTCATCGGAACGGCATTGACGGCGACTTCGATTGCGATTACTGCAAATGTTTTGAAGGAGATGTGCCTTCTTGACGCGGAGTTTTCAAAGGCGATCATCGGAACTGCGGTTATCGACGATATCCTGAGTCTTCTTGCCCTTTCGATAACGGCGGATGTCGCATCCGGGACATTCTCGTTCGGGGGGCTTGCGTTTATTATCGCCAAGCAGATCGGTTTCCTTGTCCTGATTGCTCTTATCGGGGTGTTCTTCATATCGAAGATGATTGTCAGGATGGACGAGAGCCCGATCTCGAGGAAGTATCCCGAGTTCGTGTTCATATTCGCGGTGATGATCGCGTTCCTGTTTGCCGCTCTCGCGGAGTTCATCGGGATCTCGGCGATCATCGGGGCGTTTATTGCCGGGGTCTCGTTCAACGGAATAAACCTGAAGCACAGCCACGATATTTCAGAGGGTGCGGATTACCTCTATATCATATTCGCATCGATATTTTTCGTATCCCTCGGAATTCTCGTGGATCTCAGTGCACTGACCGGCCCCGTCCTGATCTTTATTGCAGTGATTACGGTGATCGCGATAATCTCGAAAGTCATCGGGTGCGGTCTTCCTGCAAAGCTTCTCGGGTATTCAAACCGCGATTCGCTTGCTATAGGTTTCGGGATGTCGCCGAGGGGGGAGGTGGCGATGATCGTCGCACTTATGGGGCTGAACCTCTCCCTTATCGGCCAGGATATCTATGCCTCAATTGTGGTGATGAGTATCCTGACGACGGTGATCACTCCGATTGCCTTCAGGAACTGGCTCTTCAAAAAAGAGGTTAAGGCGTGCATTGCCGGGGAGCAGGGCATGCAATGA
- a CDS encoding flavin reductase family protein, with protein MMLKPFERENVLAMPVVLISTVSGSGVANVAPWGNVTPILRPLDEIVIASALKRDTLDNIRETGEYVINVPPASMIDEVMICSRLYPPDVDEFAEAGLSKKPSSTVSAPGIGGCVAWIECKLKEEIVRDKYSLVIGQVTGLEVNEDFVTEDGDLDYENAEPLCMLCGGSEIHYTKPVRAGRTAQYSEMFSWPGKKES; from the coding sequence ATGATGCTCAAACCCTTCGAGAGGGAGAATGTGCTTGCGATGCCGGTGGTGCTGATATCCACGGTATCGGGCAGCGGTGTTGCGAATGTGGCCCCGTGGGGGAACGTGACTCCTATACTACGGCCTCTCGACGAGATAGTGATCGCCTCGGCTCTTAAAAGGGATACTCTCGACAATATCAGGGAGACTGGCGAATACGTGATCAATGTCCCTCCGGCGTCGATGATAGACGAGGTTATGATCTGCTCAAGGCTGTATCCGCCGGATGTGGACGAGTTCGCCGAGGCAGGATTGTCCAAAAAGCCGTCTTCAACCGTCTCCGCTCCCGGAATTGGCGGGTGCGTCGCCTGGATCGAATGCAAACTGAAGGAGGAGATAGTACGCGATAAGTACTCACTTGTCATCGGCCAGGTGACGGGTCTTGAAGTGAACGAGGATTTCGTAACCGAGGATGGAGATCTCGACTACGAGAATGCCGAACCGCTCTGCATGCTCTGCGGGGGTTCGGAGATACACTACACGAAGCCTGTCCGTGCCGGGAGGACGGCACAGTACTCGGAGATGTTCTCGTGGCCGGGGAAGAAAGAGAGCTGA
- the htpX gene encoding zinc metalloprotease HtpX: MIGKWKRDWGLSGRVFMTWIFILALYVVFINILYFLFPGYLYMIIAFVFLMAFVQYFFSAKLVLMTTHARIVSEDEEPELHRMIEKLCQEADLPKPKIAVMPSPVPNAFATGRNPKNAVVAVTDSIMRTLNREELEAVIAHELSHVKNRDILTMTVAGFLASLASIIMQNALIMNLFDGRNNNGAWIVIWIVSIIVWIVATLLMLLLSRYREFAADRGSAMITGNPAALRSALMKISGRMDAIPAKKKQEIEGSNAFFIIPAISGKSLTELLSTHPPLEKRLAALEKIERELKGY; this comes from the coding sequence ATGATAGGAAAATGGAAACGCGACTGGGGCCTTTCGGGAAGGGTCTTTATGACCTGGATATTTATTCTCGCGCTCTATGTCGTCTTTATAAATATACTCTACTTCCTGTTCCCGGGATACCTCTACATGATAATTGCCTTTGTCTTTTTAATGGCATTTGTCCAGTATTTCTTCTCGGCCAAACTCGTCCTTATGACGACCCATGCGAGGATAGTGTCCGAGGATGAGGAGCCGGAACTTCACAGGATGATCGAAAAACTCTGCCAGGAGGCGGACCTGCCGAAGCCTAAAATTGCAGTGATGCCGTCGCCCGTCCCGAACGCATTTGCAACGGGAAGAAACCCGAAGAATGCGGTTGTTGCAGTCACAGATTCGATCATGAGGACGCTCAACAGGGAGGAGCTTGAGGCTGTTATCGCTCACGAACTCTCTCACGTAAAGAACCGCGATATACTTACGATGACGGTCGCAGGATTCCTCGCGAGTCTTGCATCGATCATCATGCAGAATGCACTCATCATGAACCTCTTCGACGGAAGGAACAACAACGGTGCATGGATTGTAATCTGGATCGTGTCTATTATCGTCTGGATTGTTGCAACCCTCCTGATGCTTCTTCTCTCCCGCTACCGCGAGTTCGCGGCGGACCGGGGAAGTGCGATGATTACGGGCAATCCGGCGGCGCTCAGGTCGGCACTGATGAAGATCAGCGGACGTATGGACGCCATCCCCGCGAAGAAGAAGCAGGAGATCGAGGGATCGAATGCATTCTTCATCATCCCGGCAATCTCCGGAAAGAGCCTGACAGAGCTTCTCTCGACACACCCCCCGCTTGAGAAGCGTCTTGCAGCTCTCGAGAAGATCGAACGTGAGCTGAAGGGATACTAA
- a CDS encoding sulfide-dependent adenosine diphosphate thiazole synthase yields the protein MKLDEVTISRAILSEQHKIMTEYLDIDCAVVGGGPSGITCAAILAQNGVKVALIEKKLSIGGGMWGGGMMFPRIVVQEEARRLLDHFGIKYTEYEKGYYVASSVEAVSKSLAAACDAGAEVFNLTTVEDVVVKEDGGVSGLVINWTAVEMAGLHIDPLTMRTKVTVDATGHDSMIAHMVRKKGGALEIKGEGFMWAERAETNILSHTKEVFPGLIVAGMAANAVGGENRMGPIFGGMLLSGEKAANMIIERLKK from the coding sequence ATGAAGCTTGACGAAGTTACGATAAGCAGGGCAATTCTATCTGAACAGCACAAGATAATGACGGAATACCTCGACATCGACTGTGCAGTCGTAGGCGGCGGGCCCTCAGGAATCACCTGTGCCGCAATTCTGGCCCAGAACGGTGTAAAAGTCGCTCTCATCGAGAAAAAACTCTCGATCGGCGGCGGGATGTGGGGAGGCGGAATGATGTTTCCACGGATCGTCGTACAGGAGGAGGCAAGGAGGCTTCTCGATCATTTCGGCATAAAATACACCGAATACGAGAAGGGCTACTACGTTGCCTCATCAGTAGAAGCGGTATCGAAGTCTCTTGCAGCTGCATGCGACGCAGGCGCCGAGGTCTTCAACCTTACGACGGTCGAGGACGTCGTCGTCAAGGAGGACGGGGGAGTCAGCGGCCTTGTGATCAACTGGACGGCCGTCGAGATGGCCGGCCTTCATATCGACCCGCTTACGATGAGAACGAAAGTAACCGTCGACGCGACAGGCCACGACTCGATGATCGCACACATGGTCCGGAAGAAAGGCGGAGCACTTGAGATCAAAGGCGAAGGCTTCATGTGGGCGGAAAGAGCGGAGACAAACATACTCAGTCATACAAAAGAAGTCTTCCCCGGCCTGATAGTCGCCGGAATGGCGGCAAACGCAGTTGGGGGCGAGAACAGGATGGGGCCCATATTCGGCGGAATGCTCCTCTCCGGTGAGAAGGCTGCAAATATGATTATTGAAAGACTCAAAAAATAA
- a CDS encoding sensor histidine kinase, whose protein sequence is MDQKSTGIVVLIAISIFILLVVQAVGVLTLASHNEDLVIERTWDELKDYAVIISTQIDGDVLENLKPGDESNPDFIEMRDRLWALQKDSASIRYVYVLRKTTDGEYLEFIVNSEYGRNDFTFPLIGYVYEEAPAEAFEGYTGPSVKKEFYSDQWGEYMSGYAPIYDSDGKVVGVAGVDISKDVILGRLKDSENTIYYILIVTVIIGIFLLIFLLYMVSQFRRYQLETEKSERRLNLAMEIAQEGLIDWNTRTDVAYISKGFWRIIGTGDEMPETHYKTSVVLDYIHPDDRLKLVNYFRNVLENGFKKDIALRITRANGEGGWVRVKADVVGHEDEKPVRLIATAIDITDEVEYLGALEIAREKLSTLSSITRHDVLNQVTVLNLNLDLLKMTNTDPEIDEIIEELDSASDKIRDLVEFTKYYPALGDSKPSWISVDEMVENVAPEGYYNELPVEVRCRNLKIHADPLFEKVLYNLFDNSYRYGEKATRIVVDCMKSEGGMKLIIDDDGVGIPVDKKELIFEKNYGTNTGYGLFLVEKIIEMAGFAIKETGTEGIGARFEIFIPDGKFSFGDETRD, encoded by the coding sequence ATGGATCAAAAAAGTACCGGCATTGTAGTATTGATTGCAATATCAATTTTTATCCTGCTTGTCGTCCAGGCGGTAGGCGTCCTGACTCTTGCCAGCCATAATGAAGACCTGGTGATAGAGAGAACCTGGGACGAGCTTAAAGACTATGCAGTAATTATATCAACCCAGATTGACGGCGATGTGCTTGAAAACCTGAAGCCCGGAGATGAATCGAATCCTGATTTTATAGAGATGAGAGACAGGCTCTGGGCCCTGCAGAAAGATTCTGCATCAATAAGATATGTGTATGTCCTGAGAAAGACGACTGACGGCGAATACCTGGAATTCATTGTCAACAGCGAATACGGGAGAAACGATTTTACATTTCCCCTTATAGGCTATGTCTATGAAGAAGCCCCGGCTGAGGCATTTGAAGGCTACACCGGGCCTTCGGTGAAGAAGGAGTTTTATTCGGACCAGTGGGGGGAGTATATGTCCGGTTATGCCCCGATCTATGACTCGGACGGAAAAGTGGTGGGTGTCGCCGGTGTCGATATATCGAAGGATGTAATTCTGGGGCGTCTCAAGGATTCCGAAAATACGATATACTATATACTGATTGTTACGGTGATTATCGGCATCTTCCTGCTGATATTCCTCCTGTACATGGTGTCTCAGTTCAGGAGATACCAGCTCGAGACTGAAAAAAGCGAAAGAAGGCTGAATCTGGCAATGGAGATCGCCCAGGAGGGGTTGATCGACTGGAACACCCGGACCGATGTTGCGTATATCAGCAAGGGTTTCTGGAGAATCATCGGCACCGGTGATGAGATGCCCGAAACCCATTACAAGACCTCGGTAGTCCTCGACTATATTCATCCCGATGACAGGCTGAAGCTGGTGAACTATTTCCGCAATGTGCTTGAAAACGGATTTAAAAAGGATATTGCCTTAAGGATTACCAGGGCAAACGGCGAGGGGGGCTGGGTGAGGGTAAAGGCCGACGTCGTGGGGCACGAGGATGAAAAGCCGGTCCGGCTTATCGCGACTGCCATAGATATAACCGACGAGGTGGAGTACCTCGGCGCCCTCGAGATAGCCCGCGAAAAACTCTCTACTCTCTCGTCCATAACCCGGCATGATGTCCTGAACCAGGTTACCGTGCTGAACCTGAATCTCGACCTGCTGAAGATGACAAATACGGACCCGGAGATCGACGAGATAATCGAAGAGCTGGACAGTGCCTCAGACAAGATCCGTGATCTTGTCGAGTTCACCAAATATTACCCTGCACTCGGCGACAGCAAACCTTCATGGATCTCGGTCGACGAGATGGTCGAGAATGTCGCCCCCGAGGGCTACTACAACGAACTCCCGGTCGAGGTCAGGTGCAGGAACCTGAAGATACATGCCGATCCTCTCTTTGAGAAGGTGCTGTACAATCTCTTCGACAACTCGTACAGGTACGGCGAAAAGGCTACCAGAATAGTTGTCGACTGTATGAAGTCTGAAGGAGGCATGAAGCTGATAATAGATGACGACGGCGTCGGGATTCCGGTGGATAAGAAGGAGCTGATATTCGAGAAGAACTACGGCACTAATACGGGCTACGGCCTCTTCCTCGTGGAGAAGATCATAGAGATGGCCGGGTTCGCGATTAAGGAGACCGGAACCGAGGGTATCGGCGCAAGGTTCGAGATATTCATACCGGACGGAAAATTTTCATTCGGGGATGAAACACGGGATTAA
- a CDS encoding putative phosphothreonine lyase domain-containing protein translates to MEVEGDENPLSGAAYGIFEIILNRELTKKGKYLFERVEAGENFRDDFDLIFSDFEDEYPQLSQALADEPGGKDRIYNMLLEGEGVIPSRTTRMYWIVQDYPDFSPEDYDDEKGGKWLIFMEKADIDEIWRKIRDATAAGRLGISARVSTAKENPDSRDERAVVYVNTADWEDEEDVMRIREVLRELGVEQRIGYKRNIETYHGEYSEGGKKVTYYSA, encoded by the coding sequence ATGGAAGTCGAGGGAGATGAAAATCCGCTTTCCGGAGCGGCATACGGAATATTTGAGATAATACTCAACCGCGAACTTACAAAAAAAGGCAAATATCTGTTTGAGCGTGTTGAAGCGGGAGAAAATTTCAGAGATGATTTTGATCTAATCTTCTCGGATTTTGAAGACGAATATCCCCAGCTTTCACAGGCGCTTGCAGATGAGCCGGGAGGAAAAGACCGGATCTACAATATGCTCCTTGAAGGCGAGGGCGTGATTCCCTCCAGAACAACAAGAATGTACTGGATAGTGCAGGATTACCCGGATTTCTCGCCTGAGGATTATGATGACGAAAAGGGTGGGAAGTGGCTTATTTTCATGGAAAAGGCAGACATCGACGAAATCTGGAGAAAGATTCGTGATGCAACGGCAGCAGGACGGCTCGGGATCTCAGCGAGGGTCAGCACCGCAAAGGAGAACCCTGATTCAAGAGACGAGAGGGCGGTCGTCTATGTCAACACGGCCGACTGGGAGGACGAAGAGGACGTCATGAGAATAAGAGAGGTCCTCAGGGAGCTCGGAGTAGAGCAGAGAATCGGATACAAGAGAAATATCGAGACCTACCACGGCGAGTACAGCGAAGGCGGAAAAAAGGTCACCTACTATAGTGCATAG
- a CDS encoding 50S ribosomal protein L40e — protein MARFAEAEARLLNVKICMKCNARNPIRATKCRKCGGSELRPKSKERKG, from the coding sequence ATGGCAAGATTCGCAGAGGCCGAAGCAAGGCTCTTAAATGTCAAGATATGCATGAAATGCAACGCAAGGAACCCAATTCGCGCAACAAAATGCCGCAAGTGCGGCGGTTCGGAGCTTCGCCCGAAGTCCAAGGAAAGAAAAGGATAG